In Streptomyces sp. NBC_01381, the sequence CCTGGCCGTCCCCGAACGTCACCCCCGTGTCGTACGCCCTCCAGGGCAACCCCCTGATCGTGAACTCCCCGCAGCACACCGGCCTGGACGCGGGCCGCTTCTTCCCCTTCGGCAACGACGCCGACCTGCCGCCGGACCAGCGGGACGAGGACGCCAAGTCGGCGTGCTTCGAGTTCGAGGTGCCATCGGCGGTACGCATCCTTGGCCGGCCCCGGGTCACGCTGCGGCTCCGCATGGACGTGCCCTTCGGACAGGCGATCGCCCGGGTGTGCGACGTGGCCCCGGACGGCTCGTCGACCCTGGTCACGCGCGGCGTCCTGAACCTGTCCGCCCGCCACGGCCGCGACCGTGCGGACGCCTGGCCGCTGGGCGATGCCGAGGACGTGACGTTCGACCTGAACGCCATCGGGTACGCGTTCCCGCCGGGGCACCGGATCCGGCTCGCGGTGTCGTCGGCGTACTGGCCGTGGATCTGGCCGCAGGCGGACTCGGCGGGCTTCGTCCTCGACCCGGCGGGCAGCTCCCTGGAACTGCCGGTCAGGGAAGGGGAATTGGACCCCGGGATCACCTTCGCCGCGCCGGAGCAGTCCGAGCCGCTTGAGGTCGTCTACCCGGCGACGCTCGACGAGCAGCGCCCCGAGCGCCTGGTCGTACGCGATGTGGCGAAGGGCGAATGGCGCCTGGAGGTGGACCCGCGCTACGGCGGCACGCGGGTCTACCCGGACGGCCTCGAATTCACCGAGGACGCCCTGGAAACGTACACGATCAACGAGTCCGACCCCCTCTCCGCCCGCACCCGCTCCGACTGGACGATCCGCCTGCACCGCCCCGAACTGGCCTGGGACGTACGGGTGGAGTCACGCTCCGAGATCACCTGCGACGCGGCGGACTTCATCACGTCGAACGAGGTGGTGTGCAAGGACGGCGGAGAGGTGGTGTTCCACCGGACTTGGGAGAAGCGAATTCCGCGGACGGCGGGGTGAGTTGGTTCAGCAGCGCCCCCGAAGGGGCGCGGGGAACTGCGCGACCAGCCACGACGGACCCGCGGACAAATACCGGAGTGCTCAGCCGAGCAGCCGCTCAAGCACCGCAGCCACCCCGTCATCCTCGTTCGACGAAGTCACCTCATCGGCAGCCGACTTGAGATCGGGATGAGCGTTGGCCATGGCGACGCCACGAGCCGCCCACACGAACATCGGTACGTCATTGGGCATGTCGCCGAAGGCGATCGTGTCCGCGGAGCTCATCCCGAGCCGCTCGGCGGCGAGCGCGAGCCCGGTCGCCTTGGTCACCCCGCGCGGCTGCAGCTCGACCGTGCCGGGACCTGACATGGTGACGGTGGCGAGGGACCCGACGGCATCACGCGCCACGGCGGCCAACTCGTCGTCGGTCAGCTCGGGATGACGCAGCAGCACCTTGCTGATCGGCTCGGCCCAGAGCGCGTCACGCCGCCGCACCCGCACGGCCGGCAGCGTGGGGTGCGGCATCAGATACCCCGGCTCGATGAGAGTGAGCCCGTCCACGCCGTCCTGGTCGACGGCGGCATGGACCTGCCCCACCTCGGCCTCGATCTTGCCGAGCGCGGCCTCGGCGAGCTCCCGGTCCAGCGTCACCGACCACACCATCCGGTCGGACTCCGCGTCGTACAACTGCGCCCCCTGCCCGCAGACGGCGAGACCGCCTCTGTCCAGATCGTCGAGGAGCGGCTTCACGCGCGGCGCGGGCCGCCCGGTCACCACCAGGTGCCGTGCCCCGGCGGCGACCGTCGCCGCCAGTGCGGCCCGCGACCGGTCGGAGATGGTGTCGTCGCCGCGCAGCAGCGTTCCGTCCAGGTCAGTGGCGATAAGTGAATATGCGAGGGGAGCGGACATGATCCAGAGAATACGGATCCGCGGCGATGCCGAAAGCAACGTCACAGGAGCTGTGACGGGCGCAGTGCGCCGGTCGCACTACCGGCGCTCCGGGGATTCACCGAGACGTGTCGTTCCGAACGGCTCGGGGGCGCACGCCGGGGTGGAGTGACGGGTGCCCGGACGGGTGCCGGATCCACCCGATTCCCCTTCGCCTTGGCCCTAGTTGGCCGCCGCCACAGACCTCTCGTTCCCCCTCGCCCACCGCCCCTTCGTCCTCCCTCGCCCGCCCCTCAGCCGTGCGCCGCCGCGAGATGCCGGGCAAGGCGCGGCGAGGCGAACTCCGTCCCGCACACGAACCTCATCACCGGTCCGTACGAGGCCGCCGCCGGCAGCCCCGTGAAGTACAGGCCGGGCACCGACGAGACGTACCCCGCACCGAGCTTCGGCGTCCCCCGGCTCACCGCCAGGCGGGCGCGGAGCGCGTGGCCGAGGAAGTCCATCGCGGCGATGTCGACCCGGTAGCCCGTCGCCGCCATCACGTGGTCGGCGGAGAGCTCGCGGGTGCGGCCGCCCAGGGTCTCGACCCGCAGCACCGGGCTGCCGTCACGGACGTCCGCCGATACGACGCGGCGGACCTCGCGCGTCTCGACCTTGCCCTCGAAGCGGTCGCGCAGCCACCAGGCGCCAAGGGGGCCCAGGATGCGGCGGACCAGGAAGTGACGGGCCTGCGGGGGCAGATAGCGGTAGGGGTGCGGGTAGTAGCTGACCGCGTAGAGCGACCAGGCGCGGCCGAACGGCGACTCGGGGCGCAGCCTCGGCTGCTCCCAGGGGGGCGCCCCGAAGCCCACCGACCCCTTGCCGCGCGCCACCACCCGTACGTTCGCGCCCGCTTCGGCGGCGAGCGCGGCCGTCTCCAGGGCGGACTGGCCCGCGCCGACCACGATCAGGTCGCGGCCGGAGAACCGTGACAGGTCGTGGTGCTGCGAGCTGTGCGAGACGGGCCCTGTGGGGGTCGGTCCGTCCGGTACGGCCGCCGCAAGCTCGGGCGGCAGCTGCGCGAGGCCGGAGAGCCCGGTCGCGACGACGACCGCGCGGGCCGTGAACTGCTCGCCGGAGTCCAGCTTCAGCTCGAAGCCCGCCGTGCCCCTGCGGTCGACCGACACCACCCGCACCTGTTCGAGTTCGGGCACGAGCTTCTGCTTGAACCACTCCCCGTAGTCGACGAAGGTCTCC encodes:
- a CDS encoding FAD-dependent oxidoreductase — its product is MIQPVAIIGAGPFGLSTAAHLRARGIPVRIFGEPMVSWRAHMPAGMLLKSTPAASNIDAPQRGHNLVDYCDAAGIPRLVTDEDIIPVETFVDYGEWFKQKLVPELEQVRVVSVDRRGTAGFELKLDSGEQFTARAVVVATGLSGLAQLPPELAAAVPDGPTPTGPVSHSSQHHDLSRFSGRDLIVVGAGQSALETAALAAEAGANVRVVARGKGSVGFGAPPWEQPRLRPESPFGRAWSLYAVSYYPHPYRYLPPQARHFLVRRILGPLGAWWLRDRFEGKVETREVRRVVSADVRDGSPVLRVETLGGRTRELSADHVMAATGYRVDIAAMDFLGHALRARLAVSRGTPKLGAGYVSSVPGLYFTGLPAAASYGPVMRFVCGTEFASPRLARHLAAAHG
- a CDS encoding HAD family hydrolase gives rise to the protein MSAPLAYSLIATDLDGTLLRGDDTISDRSRAALAATVAAGARHLVVTGRPAPRVKPLLDDLDRGGLAVCGQGAQLYDAESDRMVWSVTLDRELAEAALGKIEAEVGQVHAAVDQDGVDGLTLIEPGYLMPHPTLPAVRVRRRDALWAEPISKVLLRHPELTDDELAAVARDAVGSLATVTMSGPGTVELQPRGVTKATGLALAAERLGMSSADTIAFGDMPNDVPMFVWAARGVAMANAHPDLKSAADEVTSSNEDDGVAAVLERLLG